The proteins below are encoded in one region of Homo sapiens chromosome 2, GRCh38.p14 Primary Assembly:
- the STRADB gene encoding STE20-related kinase adapter protein beta isoform 2 (isoform 2 is encoded by transcript variant 2) yields the protein MSLLDCFCTSRTQVESLRPEKQSETSIHQYLVDEPTLSWSRPSTRASEVLCSTNVSHYELQVEIGRGFDNLTSVHLARHTPTGTLVTIKITNLENCNEERLKALQKAVILSHFFRHPNITTYWTVFTVGSWLWVISPFMAYGSASQLLRTYFPEGMSETLIRNILFGAVRGLNYLHQNGCIHRSIKASHILISGDGLVTLSGLSHLHSLVKHGQRHRAVYDFPQFSTSVQPWLSPELLRQDLHGYNVKSDIYSVGITACELASGQVPFQDMHRTQMLLQKLKGPPYSPLDISIFPQSESRMKNSQSGVDSGIGESVLVSSGTHTVNSDRLHTPSSKTFSPAFFSLVQLCLQQDPEKRPSASSLLSHVFFKQPYFEFL from the exons GTTGATGAGCCAACCCTTTCCTGGTCACGTCCATCCACTAGAGCCAGTGAAGTACTATGTTCCACCAACGTTTCTCACTATGAGCTCCAAGTAGAAATAG GAAGAGGATTTGACAACTTGACTTCTGTCCATCTTGCACGGCATACTCCCACAGGAACACTGGtaactataaaaattacaaatctgGAAAACTGCAATGAAGAACGCCTGAAAGCTTTACAG AAAGCCGTGATTCTATCCCACTTTTTCCGGCATCCCAATATTACAACTTATTGGACAGTTTTCACTGTTGGCAGCTGGCTTTGGGTTATTTCTCCATTTATGGCCTATG GTTCAGCAAGTCAACTCTTGAGGACCTATTTTCCTGAAGGAATGAGTGAAACTTTAATAAGAAACATTCTCTTTGGAGCCGTGAGAGGGTTGAACTATCTGCACCAAAATGGCTGTATTCACAg GAGTATTAAAGCCAGCCATATCCTCATTTCTGGTGATGGCCTAGTGACCCTCTCTGGCCTGTCCCATCTGCATAGTTTGGTTAAGCATGGACAGAGGCATAGGGCTGTGTATGATTTCCCACAGTTCAGCACATCAGTGCAGCCGTGGCTGAGTCCAGAACTACTGAGACAG GATTTACATGGGTATAATGTGAAGTCAGATATttacagtgttgggattacagcatgtGAATTAGCCAGTGGGCAGGTGCCTTTCCAGGACATGCATAGAACTCAG ATGCTGTTACAGAAACTGAAAGGTCCTCCTTATAGCCCATTGGATATCAGTATTTTCCCTCAATCAGAATCCAGAATGAAAAATTCCCAGTCAGGTGTAGACTCTGGGATTGGAGAAAGTGTGCTTGTCTCCAGTGGAACTCACACAGTAAATAGTGACCGATTACACACACCATCCTCAAAAACtttctctcctgccttctttAGCTTGGTACAGCTCTGTTTGCAACAAGATCCTGAGAAAAG GCCATCAGCAAGCAGTTTATTGTCCCATGTTTTCTTCAAACAG CCTTATTTTGAGTTTCTTTAA
- the STRADB gene encoding STE20-related kinase adapter protein beta isoform 1 (isoform 1 is encoded by transcript variant 1) has product MSLLDCFCTSRTQVESLRPEKQSETSIHQYLVDEPTLSWSRPSTRASEVLCSTNVSHYELQVEIGRGFDNLTSVHLARHTPTGTLVTIKITNLENCNEERLKALQKAVILSHFFRHPNITTYWTVFTVGSWLWVISPFMAYGSASQLLRTYFPEGMSETLIRNILFGAVRGLNYLHQNGCIHRSIKASHILISGDGLVTLSGLSHLHSLVKHGQRHRAVYDFPQFSTSVQPWLSPELLRQDLHGYNVKSDIYSVGITACELASGQVPFQDMHRTQMLLQKLKGPPYSPLDISIFPQSESRMKNSQSGVDSGIGESVLVSSGTHTVNSDRLHTPSSKTFSPAFFSLVQLCLQQDPEKRPSASSLLSHVFFKQMKEESQDSILSLLPPAYNKPSISLPPVLPWTEPECDFPDEKDSYWEF; this is encoded by the exons GTTGATGAGCCAACCCTTTCCTGGTCACGTCCATCCACTAGAGCCAGTGAAGTACTATGTTCCACCAACGTTTCTCACTATGAGCTCCAAGTAGAAATAG GAAGAGGATTTGACAACTTGACTTCTGTCCATCTTGCACGGCATACTCCCACAGGAACACTGGtaactataaaaattacaaatctgGAAAACTGCAATGAAGAACGCCTGAAAGCTTTACAG AAAGCCGTGATTCTATCCCACTTTTTCCGGCATCCCAATATTACAACTTATTGGACAGTTTTCACTGTTGGCAGCTGGCTTTGGGTTATTTCTCCATTTATGGCCTATG GTTCAGCAAGTCAACTCTTGAGGACCTATTTTCCTGAAGGAATGAGTGAAACTTTAATAAGAAACATTCTCTTTGGAGCCGTGAGAGGGTTGAACTATCTGCACCAAAATGGCTGTATTCACAg GAGTATTAAAGCCAGCCATATCCTCATTTCTGGTGATGGCCTAGTGACCCTCTCTGGCCTGTCCCATCTGCATAGTTTGGTTAAGCATGGACAGAGGCATAGGGCTGTGTATGATTTCCCACAGTTCAGCACATCAGTGCAGCCGTGGCTGAGTCCAGAACTACTGAGACAG GATTTACATGGGTATAATGTGAAGTCAGATATttacagtgttgggattacagcatgtGAATTAGCCAGTGGGCAGGTGCCTTTCCAGGACATGCATAGAACTCAG ATGCTGTTACAGAAACTGAAAGGTCCTCCTTATAGCCCATTGGATATCAGTATTTTCCCTCAATCAGAATCCAGAATGAAAAATTCCCAGTCAGGTGTAGACTCTGGGATTGGAGAAAGTGTGCTTGTCTCCAGTGGAACTCACACAGTAAATAGTGACCGATTACACACACCATCCTCAAAAACtttctctcctgccttctttAGCTTGGTACAGCTCTGTTTGCAACAAGATCCTGAGAAAAG GCCATCAGCAAGCAGTTTATTGTCCCATGTTTTCTTCAAACAG ATGAAAGAAGAAAGCCAGGATTCAATACTTTCACTGTTGCCTCCTGCTTATAACAAGCCATCAATATCATTGCCTCCAGTGTTACCTTGGACTGAGCCAGAATGTGATTTTCCTGATGAAAAAGACTCATACTGGGAATTCTAG
- the CATSPERT gene encoding cation channel sperm-associated targeting subunit tau isoform X7 — MSVRKRKDQDIYKYRNILGAEVIEHEDQDPPYPAQSKTAGPANTTWAHDPNIFTTKMLETENKLAPDPTINTIKGLDTKNSLKENLPNVSLPSIKGESSRAGNVQANTCHLSKSLNFTPHIEYLKQSMILKSILSENLQDLSDKLFSKPEVSMNSEAREKSSSPLLSIHDKSSSSMEDNVLEKKQDLNNWLSEKDILNSKTTLSQIIKNIPADSFSEGSQIIENIPADSLLEGGQVIKNIPEYSLSEGGQIIKNIPADSFLESGPGQSPEVEEHVSKKHFEADERDFPIKKNSSTKKKHLISEVPNSKSGSSGTVHDYIMRQIFTAPIFSELEIEVKEPSETPMNLENQLPTPWKRSLSSHILFHEENADEIELPQPRSATSQIIQAFPIDTLLESGIIKVIELDKEHHKSSLLGTGITSPKGNLKDSQEYYSEIRSETEPLSEQSIPIIPKDTTSVSRAEFIQEDQNMFPQDSSYYSIANKELYLPRNGQRLCKDKNDLSSTLESLTNSLMDKLSESDEIMLKSFLKNIFNVFFKYNHSERRGQPEKELERLIQPSFTSDTEHLEELQEDFDKADKLDRKPILSPKLRVFLEELSESEVKHLKSELSKQIQHYLVERLSESGHITKEDLPKIYQNLYLMNEKAEQKGPNSFQGKYSETVKEIMSFVNNFNHHFIDKHLEIKLRSFLKEILQNYFLKNISESSLFNETASETIYPNISSLRTKSVSISFHELEQDISKGSFGRRFEINMKYPLSKSLQNYLIALSENELLHLKADLSKHLQSLFIEKLSKSGLMTKKQLEGINQHINLLNSSSIPLKYIKTHLPFRDDCHFVEKHSEKQNKYSRIVQQTTLQTVSEDKLREAELIREKEKKYFPLQNLKGNSSLIKEQKSYYTKEEAKTPSLIKVQPSSNENIQASPLSKSSEILTDILLKKLRKEHVFTQLPQAENSVHKTEIQDPYSWGGKSKITQSKAWCEKTLKMKSLDRKEHVNIYKWTVQEKPEAVLTSYPRIPNARMPREDEYLNRITFPSWQSSTLTHFNTETGEKSKLEDQYCQTLKGNNNNNKKHLVTFAQYKKEIQTLYIKPDEICSEKCAKFPEIQSFQYKVVEDEKNLKPHLFPELFKIEDLKPKVRKERDRVAQPKKSFNKIVRILPTTLPTTRIHLKKSVPRTLLHWTARRTIHDCSDKFEDLHDMTSFTHLKKVKSRSRLLGKSSDDIHNHARHSARPYTAPEVNKQRESYSGKFTSRRMVSSGLVHINDKTSDYEMHKMRPKKIKRGY; from the exons ATGtcagtcagaaaaagaaaagatcaagatatatacaaatatagaaaTATCTTAGGTGCAGAGGTCATAGAGCATGAAGACCAGGATCCTCCTTATCCAGCACAATCAAAAACTGCAGGACCTGCTAATACAACCTGGGCCCATGACCCTAATATCTTCACAACAAAGATGTTAGAAACTGAGAATAAGTTAGCCCCTGATCCTACTATCAATACAATAAAGGGTTTAGATACAAAgaatagtttaaaagaaaatctacCAAATGTATCTTTACCAAGCATCAAAGGAGAATCATCAAGGGCTGGAAATGTACAGGCAAACACATGTCACCTCTCGAAGTCTTTAAATTTTACCCCccatatagaatatttaaaacaatcaATGATACTCAAGTCAATTTTAAGTGAAAATCTGCAAGACCTTTCagacaaattattttctaaaccaGAAGTTAGTATGAACAgtgaagcaagagagaaaagtaGTTCTCCACTTCTAAGCATTCATGATAAATCATCAAGTAGTATGGAAGACAACGtattggaaaaaaaacaagatttaaaCAACTGGCTttcagaaaaagacattttaaattcaaAGACTACTTTaagtcaaataattaaaaatattcctgCAGATTCATTTTCAGAAGGTAgtcaaataattgaaaatattccTGCAGATTCACTTTTAGAAGGTGGtcaagtaattaaaaatattcctgAATATTCACTTTCAGAAGGGGgtcagataattaaaaatattcctgCAGATTCATTTTTAGAAAGTGGACCAGGACAATCTCCAGAGGTAGAAGAACATGTCTCTAAAAAACACTTCGAAGCTGATGAGAGagattttccaattaaaaaaaatagtagtaccaaaaagaaacatttaataagcGAAGTACCTAACTCCAAATCAGGTTCAAGTGGCACTGTACATGACTACATTATGAGGCAAATATTCACTGCACCAATATTCTCAGAATTGGAGATAGAAGTGAAAGAGCCAAGTGAAACACCAATGAACTTGGAAAATCAATTACCTACACCTTGGAAGAGAAGTTTGTCATCACATATTCTATTTCATGAAGAAAATGCTGATGAAATAGAATTGCCACAGCCCAGATCTGCTACAAGCCAGATAATACAAGCATTTCCTATAGATACACTTTTAGAATCTGGGATAATCAAAGTGATAGAATTAGATAAAGAACACCATAAGAGTTCTTTGCTGGGTACGGGGATCACTTCTCCTAAAGGAAACCTAAAGGATTCCCAAGAGTATTATTCAGAAATCAGAAGCGAGACAGAACCTCTTTCTGAGCAGAGTATACCCATCATTCCCAAAGACACTACTTCTGTTAGTAGAGCTGAATTTATACAGGAAGACCAAAATATGTTCCCACAAGATTCAAGTTATTATTCAATAGCAAATAAAGAACTGTATTTGCCAAGAAATGGTCAGAGGCTTTGTAAAGACAAAAATGATCTCAGTTCTACTTTAGAAAGTTTAACTAACTCATTAATGGATAAACTTAGTGAATCAGatgaaataatgttaaaatcctttttaaaaaacatcttcaatgtttttttcaaatataatcatTCTGAAAGAAGAGGACAAccagaaaaagaattagaaagaCTAATTCAACCTTCTTTTACAAGTGACACAGAACACCTTGAAGAACTCCAAGAGGATTTTGATAAAGCAGACAAATTAGACAGAAAACCTATTTTGAGTCCAAAGTTGCGTGTGTTTCTAGAAGAACTCTCAGAGTCagaagtaaaacatttaaaatctgaatTAAGTAAACAAATCCAGCATTACCTTGTAGAAAGACTTTCAGAATCAGGACATATCACCAAGGAGGACTTACCAAAAATCTATCAAAATCTGTATCTGATGAATGAGAAAGCAGAGCAGAAAGGGCCAAACAGTTTTCAGGGGAAATATTCTGAAACTGTGaaagaaatcatgtcttttgtcaACAATTTCAATCATCATTTCATAGataaacatttggaaataaagctgagatcttttttaaaagagattctCCAAAACTATTTCCtaaaaaacatttcagaaagcAGTTTATTTAATGAGACAGCATCTGAGACTATATACCCAAACATATCTTCTCTAAGGACTAAAAGTGTCTCAATATCTTTTCATGAACTAGAACAAGATATTTCAAAGGGGAGTTTTGGTAGAAGGtttgaaataaacatgaaatatccTTTAAGTAAATCTCTACAAAACTATCTGATAGCTTTATCAGAAAATGAATTATTACATCTAAAAGCTGATTTAAGCAAACACCTCCAGAGTCTTTTTATAGAAAAACTTTCAAAATCAGGACTAATGACAAAAAAGCAATTAGAAGGGATCAACCAGCATATAAATTTGCTTAATTCTAGTTCTAtaccattaaaatatataaaaacacatttaccTTTTAGAGATGACTGTCACTTTGTGGAGAAGCattcagaaaagcaaaataaatattcaagaatTGTTCAACAAACCACTTTACAAACGGTTTCTGAGGATAAACTTAGAGAAGCAGAATTGATtcgagagaaagaaaagaaatattttcccttACAGAATTTAAAGGGAAATTCATCTTTAATTAAGGAACAGAAAAGTTATTACACTAAGGAAGAAGCTAAAACACCAAGTTTAATCAAAGTACAACCTTCTTCCAATGAAAATATCCAGGCAAGTCCATTAAGTAAGTCATCAGAAATACTTACAGATATACTGCTTAAGAAACTAAGGAAAGAACATGTATTCACGCAGCTTCCTCAAGCAGAAAATTCTGTTCATAAAACAGAGATTCAAGACCCATATAGTTGGGGTGGTAAATCAAAAATAACTCAATCAAAAGCTTGGTGTGAAAAGACACTGAAAATGAAGTCCCTTGATAGAAAGGAGCATGTAAACATCTATAAATGGACTGTTCAGGAAAAACCTGAAGCAGTATTAACATCGTATCCAAGAATTCCTAATGCCAGAATGCCAAGGGAAGATGAGTACTTAAACAGAATCACTTTCCCTTCCTGGCAAAGTAGCACTTTAACTCATTTCAATACAGAGACTGGggaaaaatcaaaattagaagACCAGTATTGTCAGACattgaaaggaaataataacaataataaaaagcatttagTAACATTTGcacaatacaaaaaagaaatacaaactctTTATATAAAACCAGATGAAATTTGCAGTGAAAAATGTGCCAAGTTCCCTGAAATACAGTCATTCCAATATAAGGTTGTAGAAGATGAGAAAAACTTGAAACCACACCTCTTCCCAGAATTATTTAAGATAGAAGATCTAAAACCCAAGGTCCGAAAAGAAAGAGACCGTGTCGCCCAACCAAAAAAGTCATTTAACAAGATAGTCAGGATACTACCAACCACACTGCCCACCACAAGAATTCACCTAAAGAAGTCTGTTCCAAGGACACTGCTTCACTGGACTGCAAGAAGAACTATACAT gatTGTTCAGATAAATTTGAGGATTTACATGACATGACCTCATTTACAcaccttaaaaaagtaaaatcaagatCAAGGCTTTTAGGAAAAAGCTCAGATGATATCCATAACCATGCCAGACACTCTGCAAGACCATATACTGCTCCGGAGGTTAACAAGCAACGAGAAAGCTACAGTGGAAAGTTTACAAGTCGTCGAATGGTTTCATCAGGCTTAGTTCATATAAATGATAAAACATCAGATTATGAAATGCATAAAATGcggccaaaaaaaattaaaagaggataTTGA